The window ACGACCGGACGGACCGAGCGGAGTGCGAGCGGGGCCGTCGTCCCGGTGCTCGCCTTCGCGGGGATCGTCGTCGCGGTGATGCAGACCCTGCTCGTCCCGGTCATCAAGGACCTGCCGCAACTCCTCGACACCTCGCCCAGCGACGCCACCTGGGTCCTGACCTCCACTCTCCTGTCCGGCGCGGTGGCCACGCCGATCATGGGCCGCCTCGGCGACCTGTACGGCAAGCGCCGCATGCTGATCGCCAGCCTCTCCGTGATGGTGGTCGGCGCGCTGGTCAGCGCGTTCACCTCGGCCCTGCTGCCCATGATCGCGGGCCGTACGCTCCAGGGCTTCGCGATGGGGGCGATCCCGCTCGGCATCGGCCTGATGCGGGACATGCTGCCGCGCGAGCGACTCGGCTCCGCCATGGCGCTGATGAGCTCCTCGATCGGCGTCGGCGGCGGACTCGCCCTGCCCGCCGCGGCCATGGTCGCCCAGCACGCCGACTGGCACACCCTCTTCTACGGCGCCGCCGGCCTCGGCGTCCTCTCCATCGGCCTCACCCTCCTCGTCGTACGGGAGTCCCCCGCGCGCGCCGAGGGCTCCTTCGACCTGCCGGGCGCGCTGGGCCTGGCCGGCGGCCTGGTCCTGCTCCTGCTGCCCGTCACGAAGGGCAGCGACTGGGGCTGGTCGTCGCCCACCACGCTCGGCCTGTTCGCCGCGGCCGTCGCCGTCCTGCTGCTGTGGGGCCTGATGGAGCTGCGCGTCGCGGCCCCGCTGGTCGACCTGCGCACCACCGCCCGCCGCGAGGTGCTGCTGACCAACCTCGCCTCGATCATGGTCGGCGTCAGCTTCTACGTCGTCTCCCTCGTCCTGCCCCAGCTGCTCCAGCTCCCCACCGCCACCGGCTACGGGCTCGGGCAGTCGATGGTGGTCGCCGGTCTGTGCGTGGCGCCGCTGGGCCTGACCATGATGTTCACCGCGCCGGTCTACGCCCGCCTCTCCGCCCGCTACGGCCCGAAGCTCACCCTGATCATCGGCCTGCTGATCATCGCGGTCGGCTACGCCGCCGGCCTCGGCCTGATGAACGCGGCCTGGCAGACCGTCGTCGTCTCGGTGGTCCTGGGCGCCGGCATCGGACTGGCGTACTCCTCGCTGCCCGCGCTGATCGTCGGCGCGGTCCCGGCCTCCGAGACGGGCGCGGCCAACGGCCTCAACACCCTGATGCGGTCCATCGGCACCTCGGTGTCCAGCGCCGTGATCGGCATGGTGCTGGCCAACACCGCGCATCACACCGGCGGTCTCGCGGTCCCGTCCATGCACGGCTTCCGCGTGTCCTTCCTGATCGCCACGGCCGCCGTCGTCGTGGGCCTGGCGCTGGCCCTGTGCCTGCCCCGGCCGAACCTGTCGTCGGGGCCGCGACTGCGGGCGAGCAGCGAGGAGGACGCCAACCTGGCGCGGGCCGAGGCGGTCCTGCGCGGTTTCCGCGGCCGGGTCCTGGACGCGGGCGGCGCCCCGGTCGCCCGCGCCAAGGTCACGCTGATCGACCGCCGCGGCCGTCAGGCGGGCGCCACGCTCTCCGCCGAGGACGGCAGTTACACCCTCGCGGTCCCGGCCCGGGGCCCGTACGTCCTGGCCGCCCGCGCCGCCGGGCACGGCCCGCTCGCCAGCGCGGCGAACCACACCGGCGAGGACCACCCGGTCGACCTGGATCTGCCCCTGCCGGGCGAGTCGGTCACCGCCTGAGACGAGACGCACGCCCGTGAGACGCATCCCCGCACCCCCCGTCGCCCGCGCGGCCGGGGGTGCGGCAGCATGGCGGCCTGCAAGGACGCACGACCAGGACGACCGGCCAGGACGACCGACCGGGACGCCCCACCAGGACGAGCGACCGAGACGACCGACCGGAAGGACCCCCATGCCCGTGGCACCCGAACCCCCGATCCTCGCCGCGTTCGAGGCGGCGAAGGGGTTCATGCCCACCGACGAGGGGCTGGCGCTGTACGCGGCGGCCGTGACGGCCGGGCGGCTCGGGCTGCCGCTCCTCGAGGTCGGCACGTACTGCGGGCGCTCCACGATCCTGCTCGCCGACGCGGCCCGGCGGGCCGGGGTCACCGCGCTCACCGTGGACCACCACCGCGGCAGCGAGGAGCAGCAGCCCGGCTGGGAGTACCACGACCCGGAGACGGTCGACCCCGAGATCGGGCTGATGGACACGCTCCCCACGTTCCGCAGGACCCTGCACCGGGCGGGCCTGGAGGACCACGTGGTGGCGCTCGTCGGCCGCTCGCCGCAGATCGCCGCCCTGTGGAACACCCCGCTCGGCCTGGTCTTCGTCGACGGCGGCCACACCGACGAGCACGCCGGCGCCGACTACGAGGGGTGGGCGCCGCACCTGGCCGAGGGCGGGCTGCTGGTGATCCACGACGTGTTCCCGGATCCCGCGGACGAGTTCACCGGGCAGGCCCCGTACCGCGTGTACCTCCGCGCCCTGGAGTCGGGCGGGTTCACCGAGGTGTCGGCGACCGGATCGCTGCGGGTCCTGCGGCGATCGGAAGCAGCCGCCCGCGACCGCCGTTAGAGTCGCAGACGTGTCGTACCAAGGCCCCGACTTCGATGTCCCGCAGCCCGAGCGCCCCGGCCGCCTGCGCCGGGGGCTGCTGACCGTCTCCCTCGCGGCACTGGTGCCCGGCGCCCTGCTGGGCTGGCTGGTGTACGAGGCGGTGGGCGACCCCGGAGGCTCGGACGCGGCGGCCCCGCCGTCGGCGTCCGGCTCCGCCTCCCCCTCGGGGTCCGAGGGGCCGCTCCTGCCCTCGTACCCCGGACAGGACGACAAGGGGGGCGGCTCCTCCCCCACGCGGAAGCCCTCGGCGCCCGCCGCCTCCGGCCCGCTCAAGGGCAAGGTCGTGGTCGTCGACCCGGGCCACAACCCGGGCAACTTCCGGCACACCGCGGAGATCAACCGCCCGGTGGACATCGGCACCAACCGCAAGGAGTGCGACACCACCGGCACGTCCACGAACGCCGGTTACTCCGAGGCCCGGTTCACGCTGGACGTGGCCCACCGGCTGCGCGCGCTGCTCGAGGCGCAGGGCGCCACCGTGAAGCTGACCCACGACGGCGATGCACCGGCCTGGGGCCCGTGTGTCGACGAGCGCGCCCGGATCGGCAACGACGCGCACGCGGACGCCGTCGTCTCGATCCACGCCGACGGCGCGGCGTCCGGCGACCGCGGCTTCCACGTCATCCTGCCTGGGACCGTGCACTCCGGCTCCGCCGACACCCGCCCGATCGTCTCCGCCTCCCGTGACCTGGGCGAGCGCATCGCGGGCAACTTCGTGCGGGTGACGGGCGAGGCGCCGTCCAACTACCTCGGCGGCGGCACCGGACTCGTCACACGGAAGGACCTGGGCGGCCTCAATCTGTCGACGGTTCCCAAGGTGTTCATCGAGTGCGGCAACATGCGCGACAGCAAGGACGCCGCCTCACTCACCAGCGGCGCCTGGCGGCAGAAGGCGGCCCAGGGAATCTCTGAGGGAATCGTGAGTTTCCTGCGCGGGTCGTGATCAGGGCCCTCATCCCGGCGGACATCGCGGCCGTACGGGCGATAGTGTCACCCGTACGATGAGGTGCCACCCCCGCGCTTTCGCACCCCTGCCCGACGGCGGGACGGTGACAGCGACGCCTCCACCGACGAGACGACGAACCAGAAGGACCTGACGTGAATATCCGCTCCCTCACTCGGGGCGACGGCGTGGTGATCGGAGCAGCGGTGTTGCTGTTCATCGCGTCGTTCCTCCACACCGGCTCGGGCTACACCCTCAATGCCTGGGACAACCTCGGTCTGGGCTTCGGCGTCTACATGGGCGGGGTGATCGGCGCCGCGCTGATCGTCGTCAACCGGAGTCTGCCGCAGCCCCGCAAGGTGGCGGGCCTGGACCTGGGCGCGGTGGGAGTGGCGTTCACGGTCCTGGTGGCCTGGATCATGTTCTGGAGCCTGGTGAACGCCTACAGCGCGGGCTCCGGCCTGATCCTCGGCTTCATCGCGGCCCTCGTCCTGGCCGTCGGCGCCGTCGCCACCCCGCTGGTCCCGGCTCTCCAGGCCGCCCTGGTGGCCGCCCCCGGACCGGCCGCGCCGCAGCCCTACGGCGCGCAGCCGCAGAACGGGTACGGCTACCCGGGCGCGCAGCAGCCGTTCGGCGGTCAGCCGCAGCAGGGTCAGCCCCAGCAGGGCGGGCCGTTCGGCGGCCAGCCGCAGCAGAGCCCGCAGCCCGCGGCCGGCTTCTCGCCGTTCTGGTTCGCCGTGCCGGCGCCGCGTCCGCTGTTCGCGGAGGACGGCTCTCCCGCGCCGATCGCCGAACTGGCGCCGGGCGTGTGGTACCTGGCCGTGGAGCAGCGCGGTCCGGGCCTGCTGGCCGAGATGCAGGACGGCCGCCGCGGTGTCCTCCAGGACACCTCCAACATCCAGCGCGGCTGACCCGGCCCGCCGGACCAGCCGGCCCCTCGCCCTCACGGGCGGGGGGCCGTTGCCGTGCCGCGCGCGAGGCCTGCCCCGGCAGGCCGTCGGTGAACAGCGCGGGAAGGCTCCTAGGAGCCCTGGAGGAGCTGCCTGTGGGACGGGATCTGGTTGTGGACCGGCGCGCCCGCGCTGCTCCCGGCGCCCTTCACCTTGTTGATGACGTTGCTGTAGTCACCGACCGCCGAGGTGTCGCCGTGGCGCAGCTTGGCGGGCAGGCCCTTCAGGTCGTTGATGGCCGAGTTGATCGGGGCGAGCGCCTTGGACAGCAGGGGGTCGCCCTTGGCGTTGCGCACGGCGGCCCGCAGCCGGTTGTAGGTGAAGGCGCCCGCGAGGGCCGCCTTGACGAAGGTGCCCCTGCGGTGGGGGGCGCCCTTCTTGAACTTGCCCTGCTTGTACGGTTTCACGATCCACTCGTAGGTGGCCCCGGCCGCGAGCGCCGCGTTCGCCACGAACCGCGTCTTGGCGAAGTGCTGCCTCTGCGCGGGTGTGGTGGGGCGGGGCGTGGCCGCCGCCACGGCGACCGTCGGACTGTGTTGCGGAGTGCTCTGGGCACCCGCCCACCCGGTGGAACCGGCGAGCAGGGCGCAGCAGAGCGTCAGCGCCAGAGCGAGGCGCCGTATCGGTACGGGCACGGTGTCCTCCCGGAACATGTTGCTGCGGTGCTTAGGGGGTCCGTGTGATCCCGGGTGGCCGCGCCGAAACAGTGCACCGGAGGTACCCTCCGGGTCACTCCCCGTGTGCGGACCGGGTTTCCCGCGTGATTCCGGGGCAGACGCAGAGCATGTCCCCTCGATATCGCACGGGTCCCAACTCCGCCGGTACGGTCATCGCGGTGGTCGCCGACGTCATGGCCGTCATCCTCGGACTGTGGATACTGATGTACCTGCTGGACGCCAACCGGGCCAACGAACTGGTCCGGTTCGTGCACGGCGCGGCCGACTGGCTGGCCGGCTGGTCCCGGGACCTCTTCACCTTCGACAGGCCCTGGGCCCGCGTGATCGCCGGCTACGGACTGGCCGCCGTGGTCTACCTCTTCGTCGGCCACGCCGTCGCCAACCGGATGCACCGGCACTGACGACGGCGGACCGGGCCGACGGACTTGACGACGGCGGACCGGGCCGAGCCGGCACGCAGGCAGGACCGCGTCAGCCGCAGCAGTCCGTCTCCAGGCCGCGCGGCAGGCGGTCGCCCGCCGCGAAGACCGTGCAGGTGGCCTCGTGGCCGCCGAGCGCGGCCACGGCGAGGAGGAGGGAGCCGGCGGTCCACGTGGTCAGTTCGCGGGGCCACACGGCCTCGTCCTCGAAGACGTAGCCCGTCCAGTACAGGCCGGTGTCCGCGTCGCGCAGGTGCTGGATGGACTGGAGCACGGACAGGGCGTGGTCGGACTCGCCCACCGCCCAGAGCGTCAGGGCGAGTTCGGCCGATTCCCCGCCCGTCACCCACGGGTTGGGGACGACGCAGCGCACCCCGAGTCCGGGCACCACGAAGCGGTCCCAGCCCGCCGCGATGCGCGCCTTGGCCTCCGTGCCGGTCAACGCGCCGCCCAGTACCGGGTAGTACCAGTCCATGGAGTAGCGGTCCTTGTCGAGGAACCGCTCCGGGTGCGCGCGGATCGCGTGGCGGAGCGCGCCGACCGCCAACTCCCAGTCGGGTTGGGGTTCTTCACGCTGCTCGGCGATGGCCAGCGCGCAGCACAGCGCGTGGTGGACCGAGGAGCACCCGGTCAGCAGCGCGTCCGCGGTGTCCGTGCCGTCGTCCTCCCGCTTCCAGCCGATCTGCCCCCCGGGCTGCTGGAGGCGCAGCACGAACTCGATCGCGGCGTACACGACGGGCCACATGCGGTCCAGGAAGGTGTCGTCGCCGGTCGAGAGGTAGTGGTGCCAGACCCCTACGGCCGTGTAGGCGACGAAGTTGGTCTCCCGGCGGCGGTCGGTGACGTCGTCGTGCGCACCGTCCGCGTAGGCCGCGTACCAGGAGCCGTCGTCGAGCTGGTGGCGGGCGAGCCAGGCATAGGCGCGCTCGGCGGCCTCGTGCTCGCCGGCCGCGTCCAGGGCCATCGCCGCTTCGACGTGGTCCCACGGGTCGAGGTGGTGCCCGCGGAACCAGGGGATCGCCCCGTCCGGCCGCTGGGCGGCGAGTATGCCGCGTACGGTCGCGGCGGCCTGCCCGGCGGTGAGGACCCCGGGCAGGACGAGGTGTTCTGTCCGGGGAGTCGTCACGTGGCGGCCGCCTCGGCGCGGCCGGCCGTGGCGGGCAGGTGCGGCTTGGTCGCGTACGCCACGAAGCTCTTGCCGATGAGCGGGTTCAGCGCCTGCTCTGCCATCCGGGTGGCCAGCGGCTTCTTCATGATGTCCCAGACCAGCAGCTTGTGGTAGGCGCGCACCGGCAGGACCTGGTCGTTGTCGACGCCGAAGGCGCACTTCAGCCACCAGTACGGCGAGTGCAGCGCGTGCGCGTGGTGGGTGCCGTAGGGCTTGAGGCCCGCCTCGCGCATTCTGGCGAGGAGTTCGTGGGCCCGGTAGATGCGGATGTGGCCGCCCTCCACCTCGTGGTAGGCGTCGGACAGGGCCCAGCAGACCTTCTCGGGGCCGTAGCGCGGCACGGTGACCGCGATCCGCCCGCCGGGCCGGAGCACCCGGACCATCTCGGCGAGGACGCCCTTGTCGTCGGGGATGTGCTCCATCACCTCGGAGATGATGACGACGTCGAAGGAATCGTCGGGGAAGGGCAGCGCCAGCGCGTCGCCCTCCATGGCGGTCGCGGTCGCCCCTTCCGGCGCCTCCCCGGCCTCCTTCATCGCCGCGAACCACTTGGCGACCTCGCGGATCTCCTCGCCGTTGCGGTCCAGCGCCACGACCCGGGCCCCGCGCCGGTAGCACTCGAACGCGTGCCGGCCGGCGCCGCAGCCGAGGTCCAGCACGCGGTCGCCCGGGGCGAGCGGGAACCGGGAGAAGTCGACGGTCAGCACGTGGCCCTGCTTTCGCGGTTGAGTTCGGCGTCGGTCGTGGTGGGGCCGGTCCCCGCGGGGGCGGCGGCCGCTGCGGGGCTGTCCGCGCGGGAGCGGGCGAGGGCCTCGCGGTACCGGGCCACGGTCCCCTCGGCGGCGCGGGCCCAGGTGAAGTGCCGCAGGACCCGCTCGCGCCCGGCCCGGCCCAGCCGGAGACGCAGCTCCGGGTCTCCCAGCAGCCGGCCGAGCGCCACGGCCAGCGCCCCGGCGTCGCCCGGCGGCACCGCGAGGCACGTCTCGCCGTCGCGTCCCGCGACCTCGGGGACGGCGCCCCCGGTCGTGGCGACCAGCGGGGTGCCCGTGGCCATGGCCTCGGCGGCCGGCAGGGAGAAGCCCTCGTACAGCGACGGCACGCAGGCGACCTCGGCGGAGCGGACCAGGTCGACCAGTTCGGCGTCCGAGATGCCCTTGACGAACTCGACGGCGTCTTCGAGGCCGTGGCGTGCGACGGCCTGCGCGACCGGGCCCCGCTCGGGCCGTTTGCCGACGACGACGAGGTGTGCGGCGGGGTGTTCGGTGCGCGCCTTCGCCAGCGCCTCGATGAGGAACACCAGCCCCTTGAGGGGCACGTCCGCGCTGGAGGTGGTCACGATCCGGCCGGGCACCTGCCGCACGGCCGGATCGGGTGAGAACAGGTCGGTGTCGGCGCCGATGTGCACGACGTGGACGCGGTCCTGGCGTACCCCGAGGTGGTCGACGATCTCCTGGCGGGAGGTGCCGGAGACGGTGAGCACGGAGGGCAGCCTGCGTGCGACGCGCTTCTGCATGCGGGTGAAGGCGTACCAGCGCCGCAGGGACCAGCGCCGCTGCCATCCCTCGGCGGCGTCCAGCTCCAACCGCCGGTCCACGGTGATGGGGTGGTGGATGGTGGTGACCAGAGGCGCGCCGATGTTCCCCAACAGCCCGTATCCCAGGGTCTGGTTGTCGTGGACGATGTCGAACTCCCCGCGCCGGGTGCGCAGATGGCGGCGGGCGCGCAACGAGAAGGTCAGCGGCTCGGGGAAGCCGCCGGTCCACATGGTGGCGACCTCCAGCGCGTCGATCCAGTCGCGGTACTCGTCGCGCGCGGGGGTGCGGAAGGGGTCCGGCTGCCGGTAGAGGTCCAGGCTCGGCAGTTCGGTCAGCCGCAGCCGGCCGTCGTGGCCGTCGCCCGCGATGTCGGCGAGCGTGTCGAGGACGGGGTACGGCTGGGCGGCGATCACCTCGACCCGGTGGCCGAGGCGGGCCAGTTCGCGCGAGAGGTGGCGTACGTAGACGCCCTGGCCGCCGCAGAACGGGTTTCCCTTGTAGGTGAGGAGCGCTATGCCGAGCGGTCGCTCGCCGTCCGCGGCCAGGTCCGCCGGGGACCCCGCCTGACTGGGCTCAGCGGTCACTCCGGGCCCCCTTCTGGCTGCACTGTCCCGCGACATTA of the Streptomyces sp. NBC_01788 genome contains:
- a CDS encoding class I SAM-dependent methyltransferase is translated as MPVAPEPPILAAFEAAKGFMPTDEGLALYAAAVTAGRLGLPLLEVGTYCGRSTILLADAARRAGVTALTVDHHRGSEEQQPGWEYHDPETVDPEIGLMDTLPTFRRTLHRAGLEDHVVALVGRSPQIAALWNTPLGLVFVDGGHTDEHAGADYEGWAPHLAEGGLLVIHDVFPDPADEFTGQAPYRVYLRALESGGFTEVSATGSLRVLRRSEAAARDRR
- a CDS encoding DUF5336 domain-containing protein, with product MNIRSLTRGDGVVIGAAVLLFIASFLHTGSGYTLNAWDNLGLGFGVYMGGVIGAALIVVNRSLPQPRKVAGLDLGAVGVAFTVLVAWIMFWSLVNAYSAGSGLILGFIAALVLAVGAVATPLVPALQAALVAAPGPAAPQPYGAQPQNGYGYPGAQQPFGGQPQQGQPQQGGPFGGQPQQSPQPAAGFSPFWFAVPAPRPLFAEDGSPAPIAELAPGVWYLAVEQRGPGLLAEMQDGRRGVLQDTSNIQRG
- a CDS encoding glycosyltransferase family 4 protein; protein product: MTAEPSQAGSPADLAADGERPLGIALLTYKGNPFCGGQGVYVRHLSRELARLGHRVEVIAAQPYPVLDTLADIAGDGHDGRLRLTELPSLDLYRQPDPFRTPARDEYRDWIDALEVATMWTGGFPEPLTFSLRARRHLRTRRGEFDIVHDNQTLGYGLLGNIGAPLVTTIHHPITVDRRLELDAAEGWQRRWSLRRWYAFTRMQKRVARRLPSVLTVSGTSRQEIVDHLGVRQDRVHVVHIGADTDLFSPDPAVRQVPGRIVTTSSADVPLKGLVFLIEALAKARTEHPAAHLVVVGKRPERGPVAQAVARHGLEDAVEFVKGISDAELVDLVRSAEVACVPSLYEGFSLPAAEAMATGTPLVATTGGAVPEVAGRDGETCLAVPPGDAGALAVALGRLLGDPELRLRLGRAGRERVLRHFTWARAAEGTVARYREALARSRADSPAAAAAPAGTGPTTTDAELNRESRATC
- a CDS encoding MFS transporter, whose amino-acid sequence is MTLTTTGRTERSASGAVVPVLAFAGIVVAVMQTLLVPVIKDLPQLLDTSPSDATWVLTSTLLSGAVATPIMGRLGDLYGKRRMLIASLSVMVVGALVSAFTSALLPMIAGRTLQGFAMGAIPLGIGLMRDMLPRERLGSAMALMSSSIGVGGGLALPAAAMVAQHADWHTLFYGAAGLGVLSIGLTLLVVRESPARAEGSFDLPGALGLAGGLVLLLLPVTKGSDWGWSSPTTLGLFAAAVAVLLLWGLMELRVAAPLVDLRTTARREVLLTNLASIMVGVSFYVVSLVLPQLLQLPTATGYGLGQSMVVAGLCVAPLGLTMMFTAPVYARLSARYGPKLTLIIGLLIIAVGYAAGLGLMNAAWQTVVVSVVLGAGIGLAYSSLPALIVGAVPASETGAANGLNTLMRSIGTSVSSAVIGMVLANTAHHTGGLAVPSMHGFRVSFLIATAAVVVGLALALCLPRPNLSSGPRLRASSEEDANLARAEAVLRGFRGRVLDAGGAPVARAKVTLIDRRGRQAGATLSAEDGSYTLAVPARGPYVLAARAAGHGPLASAANHTGEDHPVDLDLPLPGESVTA
- a CDS encoding prenyltransferase/squalene oxidase repeat-containing protein, whose translation is MTTPRTEHLVLPGVLTAGQAAATVRGILAAQRPDGAIPWFRGHHLDPWDHVEAAMALDAAGEHEAAERAYAWLARHQLDDGSWYAAYADGAHDDVTDRRRETNFVAYTAVGVWHHYLSTGDDTFLDRMWPVVYAAIEFVLRLQQPGGQIGWKREDDGTDTADALLTGCSSVHHALCCALAIAEQREEPQPDWELAVGALRHAIRAHPERFLDKDRYSMDWYYPVLGGALTGTEAKARIAAGWDRFVVPGLGVRCVVPNPWVTGGESAELALTLWAVGESDHALSVLQSIQHLRDADTGLYWTGYVFEDEAVWPRELTTWTAGSLLLAVAALGGHEATCTVFAAGDRLPRGLETDCCG
- a CDS encoding class I SAM-dependent methyltransferase; protein product: MLTVDFSRFPLAPGDRVLDLGCGAGRHAFECYRRGARVVALDRNGEEIREVAKWFAAMKEAGEAPEGATATAMEGDALALPFPDDSFDVVIISEVMEHIPDDKGVLAEMVRVLRPGGRIAVTVPRYGPEKVCWALSDAYHEVEGGHIRIYRAHELLARMREAGLKPYGTHHAHALHSPYWWLKCAFGVDNDQVLPVRAYHKLLVWDIMKKPLATRMAEQALNPLIGKSFVAYATKPHLPATAGRAEAAAT
- a CDS encoding N-acetylmuramoyl-L-alanine amidase; amino-acid sequence: MSYQGPDFDVPQPERPGRLRRGLLTVSLAALVPGALLGWLVYEAVGDPGGSDAAAPPSASGSASPSGSEGPLLPSYPGQDDKGGGSSPTRKPSAPAASGPLKGKVVVVDPGHNPGNFRHTAEINRPVDIGTNRKECDTTGTSTNAGYSEARFTLDVAHRLRALLEAQGATVKLTHDGDAPAWGPCVDERARIGNDAHADAVVSIHADGAASGDRGFHVILPGTVHSGSADTRPIVSASRDLGERIAGNFVRVTGEAPSNYLGGGTGLVTRKDLGGLNLSTVPKVFIECGNMRDSKDAASLTSGAWRQKAAQGISEGIVSFLRGS